ACGCAGGATTACTTCCCGGTGGGCACCAATCCGAGCAGCACTTGCCGTCAGTATATCTACTGCTTCCTCTTGAATGGCAGTTGGCTGGGACATCGCTACACATGTCCTGGCAGCCTCTACTGGAACAGTTCGAGTAAAACTTGCGTTTCCACGCTGCCCTCCACCTGCTCGGCCAGTGTTACCAGCTTGAGTTTGAATGGTGTCGATTTGGATTAGAATTGGTTAAACTTTCGCTTTATTTAGAGACAATTGCTGGGCTTAATGTAGGTGCAAGCTTGGGAGGCTGCCTCGAAGTAGGAGGTGTCGGTGCAACTGTACTCCGTGGCAATCACTTTTCCGTTTTTGTAGTAGCAATCGACGTAGCTGTAAGCAAATATAGAAGTGAGTAAATTAAACTGTGTAAATaaatcttataaataaatatatactttttaatcTAAAAAGCCTTATTTcgattaaaaaacatttaatcaTTAACGTTTTGCAAACAGATAAATCTTCCAAAAGAGAAGATCTGTTTTTCTTAAGAGCTTATCTTATTAGTAACTCTTATCTATCCATCTGCTTCTAATTACAAAACAGAAttctcttttaaaattaatgctcTTTAAAGTAGCCAAATATTGAGAACACTAAACTAGTGTTATCTGAccaaaacattatttttttcctAGCTCTTCTTCGATACATTGGCATTAAATAGAACtcacatataaaatatttgttgctaTTAACTAAGCACTTAATTAGTAATACTCCTCATACGGTTATATTTGGCTAGGTTTCTATAAAATTACTTCTAAGTGCTTGTAAGGTATTGTAGTGTCTGCTGTACAGATTCTACCAGAATTTAAACCGTTTTCGATAAATCAATACGATTCTTTATACGGTTGCTCAGATATTTATCGAACTGCACAAATTACACTTTGAATTGCTTCCACAGCATAATATCTATTCACTGACTTCAAAAAAGGCTCGTCGATAAAATTGCCgaaatttatttcctttttaagACATAAAAAAGTCGTTTTACAATATGATATAAAATTAGTGAATGCTTGGAAGGCTTgcttttttaaacaattattttaatgagcCAAACCCTATTTGGATAAAAAACGTTTGTCTAGCTTCTTCGTTGAGTAATAATGTGTTACTCTAATAAAgtgttttaatttcaaataaaaaatcaataagaatatatatgaaGTATGTACTTACCGCTTGCAATATGCATCGCGTGGCACAGTTTCATAAAGACCACTCTTAGCTTTAGCCGTGCAGATCTCTGTGGCCGTCTGTGAAGTAGGGACTGTGGTGGTCTCTGTAgtggattctgtagttgaaTCTGTGGTGGAATCAGTAGTAGACTCCGTAGTAGAATCCGTAGTAGTATCCGTAGTTGTATCCGTTGTGGTATCAGTGCtcgttggtgttgctgctgtggtgctCACCAGGTCATCGTTCACATCGCACGTGTACTCCTGACCCGCTGTCTCCTCCACACACACCGTATCGCTGGTGGCATCACACACCATGCCCGTCGGACACTGGCCGTAGGGTCCCGTGGGCTGTGAGGCGCCGTAGCATAGCTGGAAAATGCCTTTGCTGAGGCAGGCAAACTTGTAGTTTCTCTGCGCACTGCAGAGTCCACACTTGCTGGTGTCGCCACAGCTGGGCGGACGCTGAGCATTCTTTTGTATGCAAATGGCAGTCGCATTGCTGCACTGAAAACCCGCGAGGCAAGTGTAAACTTGATCCGTATACGGTTCATCATCTAGCAGAAAGTGTTATGcagttaaatgcattttgaagCAGTTAAAGTGGCAGCACTTACCTCCGAAGCACAGGTAGTACGATGTGGAGTTGATGCAGGCGGCTTGATTGCTCTGGCACACATTGCAATCGGAGAGTGTCCAGCCAACGAGGCAACTGATAGCCAGCTAGGGAAATTGAAAAggttattcatttatttaaaatcatcTAAGGTATCAATAAAAGATGTCTAATTTGAACGGTGCTTTAAGCAAGgcaaatattgataaataagAAGCCGAAGATCTTAGCACCCATTGCTTTAGAAATACGTTCATTTAAGTTCATTTTAAGTATAtctaactttattttaaataaaattaataaatacgaaaaatatgtttttttccGGCAggattattaaattattgccaTAAAGCTTCTTctgcttaatttatttagcttaATATCAGCAACGAGTCTTAGAAGctaaacatatataaacaatataatcAGAATGTGTCAATTAAAGTCACGTACGCTCAGCTAAAGTGTTTTCTCAAAAATTCTCGAGAAACAAACAAGCTTTTCACACTTTCCATTATTATGAAGTTGAGCCTTTGAGTGCTTAACTACacgataaatttaaatttgaattttgtaggTTTTTTTTACGTGAAGCACAAAAAAACTCATCAACTTTGACTCATATTTAGTTACATTAAAAACTAACAGGACTACCTttcagaaaataaataaacagctgGACAAATAGTCGAATGAATTTGACATTATCGATGGTTTATGTTGAGGACCACAAtgatattttgtaaaataaaaattataaaataaaagatatatttatcACACTTTTTACACTTTCTTTTGACATCAAAGTTCACATTGCAATTAATGAATAGGTAAGAGGATATTCAAATATGAATTGATCTATCAAATTAAAGCTGATTCGAATAGGTCACGTTTTACTGTTCCATACTTCAGcgcaaaattataatttcctttttatacTATACTTTTACACACACTTTCATCCACTTTCTTACCAATCCCACaatttgcaatgaaattaaaattttcgtAGTCATTTTATAGCGGCTCCGTCTGCAATCCTTGTGATCTTGCGCAATTTGACTTCTGCTCACTGTCAAGGTTCCGTGTGTACTAAAGTACGTTAATCTTCTGGCTGCCGTATTATAAACTTGCCGCTTAACTAGtgaaattttcattgtttatctactcttcatatttttgttgcgtatgctaattgttttatttacctTGGGCTTTCCACATGATTGCCATGAGCTCCGTCTGTTTTACGATCTTTAGCCGTTTTATGTTGCCTATCCAAAGAGAATGCGACTTTGTTGAAAGTTCTAAAGATCTATTATAACGGTGATATACGCGGATTCATGCCGGCCATTGACCACTACGAATATGAGCGGAAACCAGTTTTAAACTTAAGAATATGtatcatatttttttagtagTTACTTAtgaatattgtaaaaatttatttttgattttggggCTTCGAAATTTTGGCAAActaataaaactttaatttgaaGTATATTAGCAAATATTCAGTTGCCTTGATTTGGTTGATTTTGAGATTACAGAActataaaaagattttttatcACGAGAGCAGTCAACAGATAACAGATCGAAAAGACAAGTAGTTATTTGTGTCTAGATGATAACTAAGCATAAACTATCTTAACCCTTTCTGAACCGAATAAAGTTTTGGGACGCTAAGAAATTGTTAAAGTTGTataacaaaaaaggaaaacataatataatatatattactaaaaccacacaaaaattgcacaatactaaaatgtaataaatcagttgattgtataaatataaaaaaaatcaaaaacaaaaagtctCAAACAGTAAATTGCAAAGCGGATTTTTTTCACTGTATCTACTATGCCCAAAGgcaaaattatacaaaacaatacaaatagaaTACAACAATCAAagtaaaatgtacaaaaacattttgactAGTAACTTGAATTACATGAGTAATCaaaaactgttttattttttgatttatttataatgttaaAGTATAAATTACTTATGAAAAACTactatgaaaaaaaaactatgtaAAATGtacaactttttatatatatagggtagaagggtattatataactttgtgcctgcaggaaaatatatatatggaacTGGCAGAAGGAGTTATCTCCGACctcataaaatgtatatattcataatcagcgtcaacagctgcgACGAGCCATTTTCGCCtatccgtccgtccgtattaACTGCTAGTTCTCAGAGagttttcgacagcatttgttatgtttgcgtagaaaaattttatttcaaatttttggaaacgcccactttcgcccctACAAATCGACATAAATCGAGCAACAAGATTtttggaagaaaaaaaattattttgtatggcAGAAAAGGgcttatatacaaaatatagcccTCTgtaaattttagtaattttgaggaatattttaggtatatttgtagaatatggttttattgaaattgggaagcgggtatctcatagtcgagtaGACTCCAATGAACCTTTCTTAGATATTATTCATAAACTTACAAAGctacaaaagtaatttaaaaggTACTATATTGAAAATAGATATTAATACTGGTTTATTTACAAAGTCATTTAACTATTTGATAACAGATCGAAAAGACAAGTAGTTATTTATGTCTAGATGATAACTAAGCATAAACTATCTTAACCCTTTCTGAACCGAATAAAGTTTTGGGACGCTAAGAAATTGTTAAAGTTGTataacaaaaaaggaaaacataatataataaatattactaaaaccacacaaaaattgcacaatactaaaatgtaataaatcagttgattgtataaatataaaaaaaatcaaaaacaaaaagtctCAAACAGTAAATTGCAAAGCGGATTTTTTTCACTGTATCTACTATGCCCAAAggcaaaatatatacaaaacaatacaaatagaaTACAACAATCAAAGTAAAATGTACAAAACATTTTGACTAGTAACTTGAATTACATGAGTAATCaaaaactgttttatttttgatttatttataatgttaaAGTATAAATTACTTATGAAAAACTactatgaaaaaaaaactatgtaAAATGtacaacttttttatatatagggtagaagggtattataactttgtgcctgcaggaaatatatatatggaacTGGCAGAAGGAGTTATCTCCGACctcataaaatgtatatattcataatcagcgtcaacagctgcgACGAGCCATTTTCGCCtatccgtccgtccgtattaACTGCTAGTTCTCAGAGagttttcgacagcatttgttatgtttgcgtagaaaaattttatttcaaatttttggaacgcccactttcgcccctACAAATCGACATAAATCGAGCAACAAGATTtttggaagaaaaaaaattattttgtatggcAGAAAAGGgcttatatacaaaatatagcccTCTgtaaattttagtaattttgaggaatattttaggtatatttgtagaatatggttttattgaaattgggaagcgggtatctcatagtcgagtaGACTCCAATGAACCTTTCTTAGATATTATTCATAAACTTACAAAGctacaaaagtaatttaaaaggTACTATATTGAAAATAGATATTAATACTGGTTTTATTTACAAAGTCATTTAACTATTTGATAACAGATCGAAAAGACAAGTAGTTATTTATGTCTAGATGATAACTAAGCATAAACTATCTTAACCCTTTCTGAACCGAATAAAGTTTTGGGACGCTAAGAAATTGTTAAAGTTGTataacaaaaaaggaaaacataatataataaatattactaaaaccacacaaaaattgcacaatactaaaatgtaataaatcagttgattgtataaatataaaaaaaaatcaaaaacaaaaagtctCAAACAGTAAATTGCAAAGCGGATTTTTTTCACTGTATCTACTATGCCCAAAGgcaaaattatacaaaacaatacaaatagaaTACAACAATCAAAGTAAAATGTACAAAACATTTTGACTAGTAACTTGAATTACATGAGTAATCaaaaactgttttatttttgatttatttataatgttaaAGTATAAATTACTTATGAAAAACTactatgaaaaaaaaactatgtaAAATGtacaacttttttatatatagggtagaagggtattataactttgtgcctgcaggaaatatatatatggaacTGGCAGAAGGAGTTATCTCCGACctcataaaatgtatatattcataatcagcgtcaacagctgcgACGAGCCATTTTCGCCtatccgtccgtccgtattaACTGCTAGTTCTCAGAGagttttcgacagcatttgttatgtttgcgtagaaaaattttatttcaaatttttggaacgcccactttcgcccctACAAATCGACATAAATCGAGCAACAAGATTtttggaagaaaaaaaattattttgtatggcAGAAAAGGgcttatatacaaaatatagcccTCTgtaaattttagtaattttgagGAATATCTtaggtatatttgtagaatatggttttattgaaattgggaagcgggtatctcatagtcgagtaGACTCCAATGAACCTTTCTTAGATATTATTCATAAACTTACAAAGctacaaaagtaatttaaaaggTACTTTATCGAAAATAGATATTAATACTGGTTTTATTTACAAAGTCATTTAactatttgatattatttataaataatgctCTTAATATTTTGAGGAAAAAAAGTGGAATAAAGTAAAATTCTAAGTAAAAGTGACTTGTTAAACTCACTTAAATATAATCTGATCAGCCAAATATAATGATTTTTTGAAAAGGGATTCGGAAGACGATTTTTCcttgtaaaaaaatatacatccAATGTAAATTAGTTGAAAGAaattgtagtatatatatatatatatatatatatatatatatatatatatatatatatatatatatatatatatatatatcactAGTTGTTTTAGCAATTGAGATactgtttaaaattaaaaataattttaggATTTaggaaaaacatttatttgttgtacatatgtaattatattgataatatttaaaagtggTCACactttaataatgaattaagGATAAAAACTAGAGGCAGCCTGGTTGAGTTGGTCGAACCGTGCCACATGCATCAGTTGCAAGGAAATATGGTTTGGCTGCTTGACAGTTTGTAATGGCGCCCACCCAGGCGCTTGCCTTATAGCTGCAAGTGATGAAGCTGAAAGAATagataattatatattaatagaGAATTGATGGGTAATTAATACTATATTAGCTGATTTTGATAAATTGTTATAGATGAACTATATTTAATTAGTCCGAACTTCGTACCTCGTGCAAACGGTGTCATTGGGAATGGCAAAGCGTCCTGCTTTCTGGTTGGTCTGGCAGAAGGCAGTGGCATCTGTTGGCGTAGCAGTGGTCGAAGTAGAGCTCGAGGTGCTGCTTTCCGTGGTGCTGTCTGTGCTGCCATCTGCGGTGCTCAGCGTGGTGctctcagttgttgttgttgttgttgtggttgtcgaTGTATCGGTGCCATTCGAATCCGTTTCCCTGTCACAGACATCCACATCAGCTGCCTCGCAGCCCGCAACACAAGGAACGCCATCTTTTGCACCAGAGACTGAACAAAAGTATCCACTGGGGCAGGTAATACGCTGTGGATTAACCACGGTCCCATTCGAACACAGGCCAAAAGTGGTGCGCGTGGTGCAGGCATAAGTCTGACCATCGTCGCATTGATCACAGTTCGAGGTGTCGCCACAGGCGGGCGTCAGACCCAAGTCCGTGCTGACGCACATTTGTCCGTATTGCGTACATATTGGAGTATCGTCGGGACACTTGATTGTATACGAAGCGTTTGGTGTGCCATCGAAGCATATCTGGGCGGTGTTATTATCGATGCAGGCGTGTGATCCGTAGCAATGTCCAC
This is a stretch of genomic DNA from Drosophila albomicans strain 15112-1751.03 chromosome 3, ASM965048v2, whole genome shotgun sequence. It encodes these proteins:
- the LOC117571204 gene encoding integumentary mucin C.1, coding for MAIMWKAQVKRQVYNTAARRLTYFSTHGTLTVSRSQIAQDHKDCRRSRYKMTTKILISLQIVGLLAISCLVGWTLSDCNVCQSNQAACINSTSYYLCFGDDEPYTDQVYTCLAGFQCSNATAICIQKNAQRPPSCGDTSKCGLCSAQRNYKFACLSKGIFQLCYGASQPTGPYGQCPTGMVCDATSDTVCVEETAGQEYTCDVNDDLVSTTAATPTSTDTTTDTTTDTTTDSTTESTTDSTTDSTTESTTETTTVPTSQTATEICTAKAKSGLYETVPRDAYCKRYVDCYYKNGKVIATEYSCTDTSYFEAASQACTYIKPSNCL
- the LOC117569295 gene encoding uncharacterized protein LOC117569295 is translated as MSKLPRSVLFVLLSLLLLHWGTIIVDATCGHCYGSHACIDNNTAQICFDGTPNASYTIKCPDDTPICTQYGQMCVSTDLGLTPACGDTSNCDQCDDGQTYACTTRTTFGLCSNGTVVNPQRITCPSGYFCSVSGAKDGVPCVAGCEAADVDVCDRETDSNGTDTSTTTTTTTTTESTTLSTADGSTDSTTESSTSSSTSTTATPTDATAFCQTNQKAGRFAIPNDTVCTSFITCSYKASAWVGAITNCQAAKPYFLATDACGTVRPTQPGCL